GACTTCGCGGTTCGGTGCGTCAAAGGTCTGCATGTTTGGCGGTGGAACGGTCCGTTTCCAGTAGGTATACATACTCCGACGATACAGTTTCTCGCCGTGATCCTGCACGAAGACCTGCGCGGTTGCGGGAGAACTGCCATAGTGACTGACTTCCCGCCAGAGTCCTTCCGGCTGGTAGGGGTTCACACTCGCTCCGCCCACGCGTTCGACGAGCAAGCCGGAGACTTTGAGGGTGGCGTCCCGAATCGCTTCTGCCTGCAAACGGAACCGACCGCCGCGCGCCAGCAGACGATTCTGCGGGTCCCGCTTCCAGAGTTCCGGCGTTCCCGAGGACGACTGTTGATACGTGGCCGACATCAGGATCTTCTTGATGATGCGTTTGACATCCCAACCCGACTCATAAAAATCAACTGCCAGCCAGTCAAGCAGTTTCGGATGCGTTGGCGGATCACCCTGTGAACCAAAGTCGGCGGTCGTGGAAACGATGCCCTGCCCGAACAGCATTTCCCAGAACCGATTGATGGCCACGCGGGTCACCAGCGGATTCTCACGCGAGGTCAACCACTGGGCGAGTGCCATCCGATTCGCGGGTGCTTTCTCTGGTAAACCGGGTAAGAAGCCGGGCACGCCTGTGGAAACTTTCTCGGTCGGCTGATCGTACTGTCCACGATTGAGAATAAATGTTTCCCGCGGCTTTTTCGCCGTGTTCATGATCATGGTTTCAAACGAACTTGTCAGCATCTGGCGACGCTCTTTGAGATTAACTAATTGATGCCGCAAATTTTTGAATTCGGGAGCAATCTGGCTATAGTAGGCTTTTAGAGTTTCGATCTGTTTCGCATTGCGGGCGTTCGGATCGACGGCAAGTATGCTTTGAATCTCAGCAGGAATGTTGGTGCCGTCATCCTGGCCTGAGATTCCGAAAACCTGATAATCGCCGGCCATCAGAGTCTGACCTCCGCCAAACTTGCCGCCCCCCCAGACCAGCATCACAGTGACGTAGTGCGAGTTTTTCGCATCGTAGGGTTTGTCAAATGTCACCGTCAAATGTTGCTGCTTCTTGTTTTCCGGCGCGGGAGACCAGCCGTTGTGGTCTCGCGGATCGAGACAATCGATGACCGGATAATCGGGGTGTGAATTGCTGGCAGTGATCTTGGCGATATTAAACATCGCATACAGGTCAAGCTGATCGGAATGGATTGCGGTTCCCGAGGCCGCGAAGCTCGTCAGAATGAATCCGCCGGGGAAGGACTGTTTCTTGCCGTGCCCGATGCCCCCTTCCGGTAATTTTTCATTGGGATAAAAGACAATCCGCAGCCCCGTGAGTTGGTCAACGCCTTCTTTGACTTTGAGAGAAATCGAAGGCGAACGGCCACTGGGCTTTAATGCCAGCACGTGCCCGTCCTCACTGGTTTCAAAGGCGGTCCGCGTATTTGGATCGGAGACCTTGATGATCTCCAGTTCGTGCAGTTTCAAACCCTGGCCGCGTTCCGCCAGTTCCCGTTTTACTTGCGATTCCCAGGCAGCAAGCTTTGTCTCGTCTGGGTGGGCCAGTTCGTTCTCCAGACGAGTCAGCTCCTGATCCAGAGATTTGATTTCTTCAGCAGCGAATGAAAGTTCCGTTTTCACCGACAACTTGGGACCGGCATTGATTCCGGCGTTCCCGTCCAGCCCCCGGTCTTCAAGCGTATTGAAGTAAGCAAAGAACTGATAAAAGTCTTTCATCGTGATCGGATCGTATTTGTGATTGTGACACTGAGCACAGCCCATCGTTAAACCGAGAAAGACTTCGGACGTGGTCTTCACCCGATCGACGGTGTAGTTCACCAGATTCTCTGCGGGAATCGTGCCCCCTTCGTGCGTGATCATGTGATTGCGACTGAAGCCGGTGGCGACTTTCTGCCAGGGAGTCGCGTCGGGAATCAGATCGCCGGCAATCTGTTCGGTGATGAATTCATTAAACGGTTTATTCTTATGGAAGGAGTCAATCACCCAGTCCCGCCAGAGCCACATATGCCGGCCGCCGTCGATCGAATAACCGTTTGTGTCAGCATAGCGGGCCAGATCGAGCCACTTGAGCGTCATGCGTTCCGCGTACTGTGGAGATGCCAGCAGTTGGTCGACCAGCTTTTCATAGGCGTTCGGATCTTTCGAATTCACAAATGCATCAACTTCGGCTGCTGAGGGGGGTAAACCCTGTAGATCCAGATAGAGGCGGCGAATCAAACTCCGACGGTCGGCTGGTTTGGAAGGAGCGAGTCCCGCTTGTTCCAGTCTCGCGAGCACAAAATAATCGATCTCGTTTTTCGGCCAGCCGGTCTGTTTGACTTTGGGTAAAGAGAGTCGTTCCGGTTTGACGTACGCCCAGTGATCGTGCCACTCGGCGCCTTGCTTGACCCACTGCTTGAGCAGTTCAATCTCTGCGGGCTTCAATGTTTTTCCTGAATCAGCGGGCGGCATTTGCTCATCGGCATCGGTCGACAAAATTCGCTCGATCAAGGCACTCTCTTTCAGATTGCCCGGTACGATGGCGCTCTCGAAAGCGCCTGCTTTCGTATCGAGCCGTAAATCGGCTTCGCGGTGTTTCTCATCGGGGCCGTGACAGAAAAAACAGTTATTGGAGAGAATCGGACGGATGTCGCGACTGAAGTCAACTTTCGCTTCGACAGACGCCGTGAGCGGTTGACTCTCTTCCGCAGCAAAGACCGAAATAAATGTAGCCCCCAACACAACACAGGGGAGCCAGATTAAAAGGGAACGAGAACGCATATTGATCATGCCCTATATTTTCTCATCTGGTAGCGATCCTGGTGCGTCTCTTAGAAACCAAACCATGCCATCATGGTCCGGGAGAACAGGTGGGTCCCAGCAAACGGATCGTTACCTTGATCTTAGAGCCTCAGAATGGGGCCTGTCAAGCAAGGAATCGACGCGTCCCAACCATTTATGGTGTCTGAATTTAAAACTACTTATTTTGCCAAGAAACATTACAAAAAAGGCCCGCAGAACGCCTTGATTCAAACGTTTTGCGGGCCTGAAAATCTCACAAGTAAAGATCGCTTACAGAGGACGTACGACCGACAGGCTACGCCAGTAGTCGAACAGGGTTTCGACAGACAACACGCCGCCACCCATGCCGCTCTTATTGATGCCGGCATAAGGCACGCCGTGAGCGAAGACATTGTGTGCATTGATCCAGCTATTGCCGGCACACATAGCTTCCGCGACGCGAGCCGCGCGGCTCAGGTCAGACGTCCAGACGCTGTTCGCCAGACCGTAGTCGGTTGCGTTGGTCATCTCGATTGCCTGCGCTTCGGTTTCGAACGGCGCCAGATACGCGACGGGGCCGAAAATTTCTTCGCGGGCCGCGACATTGTCCAGTGAGCCCGCCAAGAGCGCCGGCTTCACGTAGTAACCATTGTAGCCTTCGACTTTCGCAGCTCCCCCTTCGAGTAGACACTCGGCCCCTTCGGCCTGCCCTTTTTCCAGATACGAAAGCACGCGCTTGTGTTGCTTTTCATTCACTACGGGCCCCATCTGCGAAGCATCATTCAGCTGATACCCGACCTGGACTTTTTTCAGACGCCCGACACATTCATTGACGAATTCATCGTAGATATCTTTGTGAACCAGCCAACGGGTGGCATCACAACAGACCTGACCGGTGTGGAAGGTAATCGCATTCACCAGTTTTTCTGCCGTATCAGGAATGTCGATATCATTAAAGAGAACGGCAGCCCCCTTGCCACCCAGTTCCAGTTTGACCGGCACCAGATTACGGCCGCAGGATTCTGCAACCAGACGCCCCACTTCGGGAGAGCCGGTGAAGGACATGCGTTTGAGTTTAGGATTGGCAGACAGTGCGGCTCCCGCGACTGAACCGAGTCCGGGAACGACGTTAATGACACCATCGGGAATGCCGACTTCTTTGGCCAGTCGTGCCAGATAAATGGCGGACATCGGCGTATCTTCCGCCGGTTTAATGACGACTGTATTTCCCGCTGCCAAAGCAGGTGCGATACCCCAGCCGATCAGCAGAAACGGGAAGTTCCAGGGGAAGATGAAGCCGCAGGCACCGTAAGGCTGACGCACGGTCCAGGCTTCGTGATTGGGAACAGCCAGAACGGAACGACGTTGAACGTGTTGAGCCAGGTCGGCGAAGTAACGCATCGTATCCACAAAGTTCTGCACATCGCCTTGTGCCTGTGCTTCGATTTTCCCGGCGTCCAGCGATTCGAGTTGAGCGATCATCGGTTTGTGCTTTTCGACGGCATCCGCCAGACGATGCAGCAGCGCACTGCGTTCGTTCTGCGGCAATTGGGCCCAGCCGGTTTTGCGGAATGCGGCATCCGCGACATCGACGGCCATATCAATATCAGCAGCCTGGAAGCTGAAGACTTCGGCCAGTTGTTTTCCCGATCCCGGATCGGATGTGACGAACGTCTCACCGCTGTTCGCTTCGACTTCGTTTCCCCCGACAATACCTTTCAATGGCCCCCCTTCGAGAAAGGCTTTGACTTCGGGATACAGTTCACTGGCTGTAGTTGTTGACATCGTGCGCTCCTGTTCAATGAATTTCAGAAATGACGGATTCGCGCCTCGATCTTCAAAACATCATTTGTTTGATCCAAGGCTGATTTCTTGCGTTAATTATCCCCGACGGCCTCCTGCTGCCTCATTTCATCATAACCGGAACGCATCCCGAATTTAAACTCAAAACGCGGTTTAGTTTGGTAGTTCACTGTGATCTGGCTGTGGTAAATATAATGCCTTAAATCGACCATCTGATAAAAGAGACAGGCAAATCAATTGAGTGAGCTTATGAAGTCTGGGACGGGTAGCCTCAGAACATTCTAGAACCAGCTTCTTGATCTTTTAATCCTGAAGCTGGTTATAGAATTAATCGTAACAGAAACCGACTCGATTATCAGAAAAAATACCAGACGCTCTGGAAGTCAGTTTTAATGATGCTATCAAAAAGAGCGATCTGAGCGAGTTTTGGCAGGCGGGTGTGACAGGATACGTTTTCCTGTAACGCCGGGACGTTTTACTGTTCCCTCAATGCGTCGGCCTGTCCTGGAGGGCGTCGGATTCTGTTGAACCTGAATGGCTCCGACACCATCGGGAATCCGCAGTTGATCGCGTTCCAGCTTCTTGTCAAAATATGCAGACCCATGGCCGAATATTTCCTGGGTCGTTTGATCATGAAAGCTGACTCGCACTGTACCATCCTGATTGACGGTTCTGACAATACAGTCTGCCCAATTGCAGAAATCATCGATTCCCTGAAGATGCATGCCTTCTGCCAGACGCGTATCGGCTGTGACGGGCGAATAACCTTCCTTGAAGGCACCTTCTTTTGCTTTTTCCAGTTTCAATTCTTTGCCATATTTGTCTGCTTCTTTTTTCGCCCTGTAAACAAGATAGCTGATATGAGCACCTAATTTTCTCGCATCAGCCGGTCGACTTGATGCCCTGGTGAGTTGAGCCGGATGCTGTGACATCAGGCGGCTGATTTCCTCTGATATCTGTCTTTCCGCTGCGACTACTTCCGGCGCGCGATTCTGAGCCGCCCTGATTTCGTCTTCGTCTGTGGGGTGACGCCAGTTGTCGTATTCAACAGAAATTTCCGCCAGACTTTTCGCGAGCTCATCCAATTGAGAAGCCGCCGCATCAGCCTGTTCTTTACTGTCTAATGAGGCGACTAAATTTAACTGTTTCTGCTGATAATACTTTAGATCATCCCGAAGTTTCGCTACAGATCGATCCATGCCAACCGCCACGCCGACATCTCTCCAGTCGAAGATAAAAACAAAGTAGATTACCGCAAAGCAGACTGCCACAGCGGCGATTGATTTCATGATAATTGTATCATTCACGGCCTGCTTTCTGACGGAGCCGTCCGAGGTTTTCTTACGCCGGCGAGGAGACACAACTTCATCGTCGGCACTTCGTTTCGATCTGCGTCGGCGGCGGGGAGGCTGAGTACTCAAAATGCAAAGCTTTTCTGCAAACAGGAAGTCATACACCTTTGTTTAAACCAGACGTTTATACTATAGAAAAGCAGTGTACAGAGTCAATAACTGACTCAAACACACCTGTTATGTATGAACGTGGCTTACTTCCCGTTTACAATCGACACCTGGGCTGGTGACTCTTTTACGTCCAGCAGTTCCAGCCGCAGCACATCCCGTTCGGGAGTCAGGTCAATCGAGAAGGTTAACCGGTGCTTGCCTTTGGTGAGTTCCAGTTCGGTCTCCGGTTTGAGGACCACCGGTTTTTCGCCGATCCACATTTTGAGACCATCGACCGAATCGAATTTCAGAATCGTTTTGCCAGGCGAAGTCGCTTCCAGTTCACAACGCACAAATGCAGCACCCTTGGCACGATTGGAAATGTGCAGTTTTCCAATCTCGTCGAAAGATCGAACCGGGAGACTGCCGTCCACGCGGCTGTATGCAGGCTCCCAGACAAACGCAGGGTTTTCCGTGGCAGCGGTTGCATGTCGGGTACGGCGGATGGCATGCATGGCTTCCGGCGTCCCTTTCATCACGCGCCAGCGACGTACGACACGATCTTTGCCTACGGTATAAGCTTCCGTTTTACCAAGCTCTGACAGGAAGCGAACCAGGTCGATCAGTTCCTGCTGAGTCAGTTTGTCGAGCAACCCAACCGGCATCAGTGAGGCAGCTGGGACTTCTTCGTCAATCTGATCCAGTGGAACATTCATGATCTTATCATTCACATCTCGCAGAACCAGCTGGCTGTCGGTGCGACGCACCAAAACCCCGGAGAATACCTTCCCCTGATCGGTAATCACAGTCACTGCATTATAATTTTCTTTGACGGCTTTGTTCGGGTCTAACAGGGAATCTACGATGTAATCCAGCTGCGCACTGCCACCCAGACTGATAATGTCGGGACCGACTTTGCCGCCGGCGCCCCCAATGGCATGACATTTAAGGCAGGATAGATCTTCACGGCGGAAGATGGCTTCGCCACGATGGGCGTCCCCATTGGTTTTGACGGCATTGACGATCTCGGCCATCTCTTTCGGAGAGAGTTTCACTGGTTTTGGAGCACCACTGCTGGATAAACCACCGGCAACGGCGATTGCTTTGGCGAGATTAGGGTTGGATCGTCCGGTTGATTGAATCAATCGTTCCAGTTGAATGGCGGCGTCTTTCGCGATCTGCTTCCCTTTGAGTGCGTTGACGAGCACTCCTGCGCCCCCTTTACGCTGCAGGAAGATATTCGACAGCGCGGAAAGCTGATCTGATGCGGTGATCTCTTTCATCAAGCTCACCGTTTGCTTGGCTGCGAGTTTCAGATTCATCTCTGCCAGTGCGGCAACAGATGCGATGCGAAGATCTTGTGAATCACCGTCAATACTCAGATTCTCGAGAACATCCTGATTCTCTACGCCGCCAAAGCGGGCTAATGCAAAGAAACACGATTTTCGCAGCGCTAATTTGGTCTGATCTGATTGTGCCAGATTACGAATGGGTCCCTGCAATGCTTCGATTTTCCAGAGCCCGGCACAATCGATGGCCGCCTGTTGTACAGACAGATTTTTCGAAGAAAACAGCTGTTGCAGTGAACTCAAGTCACCCGTCGGTCGCACTTTTCTCGCTTGAAACGCCTGCGACAGCGTCCGCAGAATAGCGGCCTGTTGAGCCGGTTTGGTATCGGTTTTCAAGGCGAGTGCAAACAGTTGCTGCAAATCATTGGCGTTACCAAATTTGGCGATCAGATTCAGGCTGGTTTGCAGTTCGCTATCAGGGATCTGTCCGGTTTTGATCAGTTTAGTAATCACCGGTGCCACTTCAGGCGAATTGACGGCAGTCAATGCGAACAACAGTTTCTTCGGTGTTTTTTGCAGTGAAGACGTGCCTTCCAGTACTTGAGGCAGCCAGATCGATTTTGTTTCGCGCGTGGTCAGCCAGAGTGCGTAGTCCAGATATTCATCAACGGGCTGATCGAGAGCCTGCAATGCATCAGTCAAGACAGTCGGTCGATCATAGAGCGAAAGTGCTCGGACCGCTTCCAGACGCACTCGGGGATGCGTATCACCGGCGAGCGGTGCGATTAGCTCATAGGTGTTGGGAAGTTTATCCTTCCAGTGCCGTGCGACGCGGATCGCGGCGGCGCGGGCTCTGCCGTCTTTTGATTTCAGGCAACTCTGCAGCAGTTCAGGCTGCACACTGTTAATACATTGTGCCACCCAGAGGGCTTCGAGTTGATTGTGTTCGAATTGCGGGTCCTTAGGGTCGAGATTGCTCACCCAGGTTTCCAGATCCTGTTCAACTTTCGCCTGTCCCCGTTCCCGCAGAACATTTTTCGCGTTTTGACGGGTCCACTCTTCTGGTACTTTCAATGCATCCAACAATTCCTGATTGGTGGCATCAACCAGCTTTGGTCGGGGCAGTGTTGGTTTTCCTTTATAAGTCACGCGCCAGATGCGACCATGCGTATGGTCGCGGCGGGGATCGCGGAAATCAACTTCGCCGTGCTGAATGATGGGATTGTACCAGTCGGCAATATAGATCGCACCGTCGGGCCCCATCTTGACATCAATCGGTCGAAATGCGACGTGGTCGGTTTTAATGACTTCGACCTGTTCGCGAGAAACATAACCGGCTTCATTTTCCGATACCACAAAGCGGCAAACGCGATGGCCGCGGAAATCGTTTGTGATCATATTCCCCTGCCAGTCATCGGGCAGATGGCGACCGCTGAGAATTTCCAGGCCACAATGTTTGGGACTGCCGAGATTCAATCCTTTCAGAATGCGATCCATGCCGACCGCCGTCACAAAAGCAGCGCCGGGGAAGGTGTAATTGATTCCGTGCCCGTAGGCACCATCAGTGGCGAAGGACTGGCCCCAACGATCAAAGTGATGGCCCCAACTATTCACCATGCCGCGCATGACGACTTCGAGGTCCATCGTTTCGGGACGATATTTCCAGATGCCACCCCCGTTTAAACGACGGACGCCGTGCGGCGTTTCGATGTGGCTGTGAATATAAATTGACTGATTGAAGTAAAGGTGTCCCCCCGGTCCCCAGCGGAGTGTGTGCAGAATATGATGCGTGTCTTCGGTTCCGAACCCGGCGAGTACCGTCTTGCGAACGTCTGCTTTACCGTCGCCGTCCGTATCTTTCAGGTGTAAAAGTTCTGTACTGTTTCCGACATAGGCACCACCATCGCCGGGCATCACTGCGGTTGGAATCAACAGGCCGTCTGCGAAGACCGTGGTTTTGTCTGCGGTGCCGTCTCCGTCTTTATCTTCGACGACCAGAATTTTATCGTTGGCTTTTTCACCCGGCTTGATATGCGGATAAATTTCCGATGCGGCAATCCAGAGTCGGCCTTGCGCGTCAAAGTTCATCTGAATCGGCTTGGCGATTTGGGGGTCAGCCGCATACAGGTTGACTTCGAAACCCTCTGCCACCTTGAACGACTTCCGTTCGAGTTCGGGATCGGCAGGAGGAATATCAGTCAAATCACGCTGTGCCCAGAGAGTGGAACTGCTCAACAGACAGAGCAGTGAAAGTGAACCGGAAATAATACGTTTCAGAGGAAGAGCGGCTTGATTTATCACAGGAACGATCCTTTAGAGATCAAAAACAGGTCGGAAAGAATTTCGTATGCAAAGAACCATTGATTTGGGTTACTGAGTGGAAACCAGACGATGGATGGTCGCCTCTTTTTCTTCAATCAGCGGAATGAACTGAGGCAGTTCTTTGGCATTCTGGCCTTGCTCATGTTTGCGGAAGCCCAGCAGATAAGTAATATTCTGCGGTCGCCAGTTGTAAAAGTACTCACGGTTTTTATCGAATGTTAACTGACTCACTTCCTGCTCAACAGAAGGAGATAATGTAATCGGTTTTAAGTCGAGATCGGCGGCAATCAATTCAGCCGCTTTCTGATAGCCGGCTTTGGTCAAGTGAATCCCGTTGGTCGTCAGCTTGAGTCCGGGCTTGCCGGCAGGTTCCAGGATGAGCTCAGAGTACAGGTCGACATAATAATGATTTCCTGCGGCGGCGGTCTCCTGCAACAGGTCAGCGTAGAGCTGTAGATCCCGATTGTGTTTGGCAGGGTCCGGCAGTGGGTGGCCAGCATTTTCGTAACGATGCGGCGAGACCAGAATCAGCTTGGCGCCGGTTGGCTTCAAATCCGTGATGAGTTGATTCAACTGTTTTTGAAAGGCGGGTAAGCCCTGTTCGCCGGCAAATGCTTCGTTGCCTCCATAGCCCAGCAGAATCACATTCGGTTTCAAATCTTTGACTTGTTTGAGCATCCGCTGATAACCGACAGCCGGGGGATCAAAAATGCCACGTGAGTCAGACCAGACGGTATCTGCACTCCATCCCAGGTTTCGGAACGAGAGTTTTGCTTTCGGAAAACTTCGCAAAAAGAGGCTTTCCCAACTTCCGAACTTTTGTGCCCGTTCGATCATGGTATTGCCCAGAAAGATAATCCGATCACCCGACTTTAATTCGAATGTCGGCGGGGCAGCAGGGACGGAAGTCGAAGCGACGAAAATAAACAGAAGCAGAAATAAGGTGAGACGCTTTTTCACGGAAGGACCTCTGATGATGATTGAGAACAAAGAATGTTGTATCTATCTAAAATAACAGGCCTTGAGGGCAACGGCAAATCTGGATTGAGAAAAAATCAGAGGGAAACTCTAATCAAAACCGGATGCACAGGGCCTGCATTTATTAGTATTGTAAAGATATCGGCGTCATCCAGAATCAATCAGGATTCCGCAGACAATTCATCCTGATCCTGCTCCTGCCAGACACGTGTAGTGAACACGGTCGTATCGGGGTCGGCCGGAAATTTTCCTTCATCAAAATAGTCGGTCTCGACTTCTTCAATCCAGAGCCGCAATTCATTCTCGTAATCACTGGGAAGATCGCTCTTCACGAGTAAACGATGGAATTCGGCAGCACCGTCTTCGCCCAGGTCAGCGGCTTCGGCACTGGCAAAACGCTCGGCAGGGTTGGGATGCACCAGGCGATGAATCAGTTTCATTAAAGGTTCGCTTAGCGCGAATTCTTCGTCGGGAAACCACTGGGGAAGCTGCTGCAGGATATTCTGTTTGGCTTTAATCAACTGAGCATATTTCAAATTCGCAAACGGCTGAAATCCGGTGATGACTTCAATCAGAATGTACCCCAGACTGGCAAGGTCGGACTGCGGGGTGGCCCGTTCACCTGAAAGCACTTCCGGTGCAGCATAGGTGGGCGTGCAGGGTTGAATGGACGGCAGGTTATTCAAATCGATGGCCGATCCGATATCAATAATTTTGGCATTCCCGCTGCGTTTGAGCATGATGTTGGCGGGTTTCATATCGCAGTGAATAATATCGTTGCGATGTAACGCTGCCAGAGCAGCCAGACACTCGCGAAGAATGGCGACGGCAATGCCCGGTTTCAAACGGGGCTGTTGTACGCCCTTGGTAAAAACATTGTTATTGATGTTCTTCCAGCGACGCAGCGTTACCTGTTCACGAATCTGTTTGAATGTGGCCGGTGTGAGCAAACTGCGCAAGTCATAGCCGTCGACCCACTCCATTTCCATAATGTAGATCTGCTTCCGCTTTACAAAATTCTGTACAGCGACCAAGTGATTTTCCTGAACCCGTGCTACACGGGCGGCGACCTGAGACAGCCGGCCCATTTCGTTTTGATAAGCACGACAGTTGTCATAGCGTTTTGGAGAAAAGAGTTTGAGTGCGACCGGAATATTGAAGCCATCGGCACCTTCGCGCGCACTCAAGTAGACAACCCCTTGACCTCCGACACCCAGACAACGTGAAAACGTCCGGCGGTTGTTCCATTGCAGAAAATTATTATTGAGCAAATCCTGGTATTGCTTCTCTAATTCTGCCAGATGACCTGATTGTGTTGAGTCTTGGTTCGTCAATGGAACTCCGCATGAACAGGATGAGAATGTGATCCTGTATTTGTCTGTATCAGACGTAATAATCGAGTGAGAAACCGTGTTGATTTTAATCCGAATTCAAAGATTTCCTATCTTCAAAAAATAGAATTCGGCAAGCTATCAAAAAAAATGTTGCTTTTTTGAAGCGAGTTGCTAAACAATAGAGATGTGAGGAACATTGAAATCGGTCCGATCTCAGGAATCGTAACAGATCTTTGTTGCAAAAAAAGGCCTGACTTCCTGAAAGTAATGGTTTAGACAGAATACCAGTGCATCAGGTTCGATTACGCTGGGTTCTGAAAGTCGGCCCACGATTTCAATCAGTGGTTTTATTTGTTCAAGGAGTAGGACAATGATTGCGACAATAAAAACGGCGTTGAACACGCAATCGATTTCAGAGTTGATTGAAGAGGTGAGCACGATCCTTGAGACGGGAGAAGGTTGCTGGAAAGCGGAATATGAGAAACGGGTTCTATTTTTGATTGTGGATGAAATTCACGACCGCGTACGGATCATGACGCCGATCCTGAAAGAAGAAGACCTGGACGAAGATGATTTATGGGAAGTCATGGAAGCCAATTTTGACCGCTCGCTCGATGCACGTTATGCCATCGGTGATGGCGTGCTCTGGTCTCTGTTTCTACATCCCCTGACTGACTTGAGCCGCAATCTGTTTCTCGATGGACTGG
This genomic interval from Gimesia alba contains the following:
- a CDS encoding aldehyde dehydrogenase family protein — protein: MSTTTASELYPEVKAFLEGGPLKGIVGGNEVEANSGETFVTSDPGSGKQLAEVFSFQAADIDMAVDVADAAFRKTGWAQLPQNERSALLHRLADAVEKHKPMIAQLESLDAGKIEAQAQGDVQNFVDTMRYFADLAQHVQRRSVLAVPNHEAWTVRQPYGACGFIFPWNFPFLLIGWGIAPALAAGNTVVIKPAEDTPMSAIYLARLAKEVGIPDGVINVVPGLGSVAGAALSANPKLKRMSFTGSPEVGRLVAESCGRNLVPVKLELGGKGAAVLFNDIDIPDTAEKLVNAITFHTGQVCCDATRWLVHKDIYDEFVNECVGRLKKVQVGYQLNDASQMGPVVNEKQHKRVLSYLEKGQAEGAECLLEGGAAKVEGYNGYYVKPALLAGSLDNVAAREEIFGPVAYLAPFETEAQAIEMTNATDYGLANSVWTSDLSRAARVAEAMCAGNSWINAHNVFAHGVPYAGINKSGMGGGVLSVETLFDYWRSLSVVRPL
- a CDS encoding PSD1 and planctomycete cytochrome C domain-containing protein, yielding MRSRSLLIWLPCVVLGATFISVFAAEESQPLTASVEAKVDFSRDIRPILSNNCFFCHGPDEKHREADLRLDTKAGAFESAIVPGNLKESALIERILSTDADEQMPPADSGKTLKPAEIELLKQWVKQGAEWHDHWAYVKPERLSLPKVKQTGWPKNEIDYFVLARLEQAGLAPSKPADRRSLIRRLYLDLQGLPPSAAEVDAFVNSKDPNAYEKLVDQLLASPQYAERMTLKWLDLARYADTNGYSIDGGRHMWLWRDWVIDSFHKNKPFNEFITEQIAGDLIPDATPWQKVATGFSRNHMITHEGGTIPAENLVNYTVDRVKTTSEVFLGLTMGCAQCHNHKYDPITMKDFYQFFAYFNTLEDRGLDGNAGINAGPKLSVKTELSFAAEEIKSLDQELTRLENELAHPDETKLAAWESQVKRELAERGQGLKLHELEIIKVSDPNTRTAFETSEDGHVLALKPSGRSPSISLKVKEGVDQLTGLRIVFYPNEKLPEGGIGHGKKQSFPGGFILTSFAASGTAIHSDQLDLYAMFNIAKITASNSHPDYPVIDCLDPRDHNGWSPAPENKKQQHLTVTFDKPYDAKNSHYVTVMLVWGGGKFGGGQTLMAGDYQVFGISGQDDGTNIPAEIQSILAVDPNARNAKQIETLKAYYSQIAPEFKNLRHQLVNLKERRQMLTSSFETMIMNTAKKPRETFILNRGQYDQPTEKVSTGVPGFLPGLPEKAPANRMALAQWLTSRENPLVTRVAINRFWEMLFGQGIVSTTADFGSQGDPPTHPKLLDWLAVDFYESGWDVKRIIKKILMSATYQQSSSGTPELWKRDPQNRLLARGGRFRLQAEAIRDATLKVSGLLVERVGGASVNPYQPEGLWREVSHYGSSPATAQVFVQDHGEKLYRRSMYTYWKRTVPPPNMQTFDAPNREVCLVSRARTNTPLQSLVLLNDVQFVEASRNYAERIMKEGGSDIDSRIQFAFKEALGRLPEAWEVKTAKAAYQRELKNYQTNESAALALLSQGESSRDEALAPAEVAAWTAVASMIFNTYEFITRG
- a CDS encoding SGNH/GDSL hydrolase family protein — its product is MKKRLTLFLLLFIFVASTSVPAAPPTFELKSGDRIIFLGNTMIERAQKFGSWESLFLRSFPKAKLSFRNLGWSADTVWSDSRGIFDPPAVGYQRMLKQVKDLKPNVILLGYGGNEAFAGEQGLPAFQKQLNQLITDLKPTGAKLILVSPHRYENAGHPLPDPAKHNRDLQLYADLLQETAAAGNHYYVDLYSELILEPAGKPGLKLTTNGIHLTKAGYQKAAELIAADLDLKPITLSPSVEQEVSQLTFDKNREYFYNWRPQNITYLLGFRKHEQGQNAKELPQFIPLIEEKEATIHRLVSTQ
- a CDS encoding PVC-type heme-binding CxxCH protein translates to MINQAALPLKRIISGSLSLLCLLSSSTLWAQRDLTDIPPADPELERKSFKVAEGFEVNLYAADPQIAKPIQMNFDAQGRLWIAASEIYPHIKPGEKANDKILVVEDKDGDGTADKTTVFADGLLIPTAVMPGDGGAYVGNSTELLHLKDTDGDGKADVRKTVLAGFGTEDTHHILHTLRWGPGGHLYFNQSIYIHSHIETPHGVRRLNGGGIWKYRPETMDLEVVMRGMVNSWGHHFDRWGQSFATDGAYGHGINYTFPGAAFVTAVGMDRILKGLNLGSPKHCGLEILSGRHLPDDWQGNMITNDFRGHRVCRFVVSENEAGYVSREQVEVIKTDHVAFRPIDVKMGPDGAIYIADWYNPIIQHGEVDFRDPRRDHTHGRIWRVTYKGKPTLPRPKLVDATNQELLDALKVPEEWTRQNAKNVLRERGQAKVEQDLETWVSNLDPKDPQFEHNQLEALWVAQCINSVQPELLQSCLKSKDGRARAAAIRVARHWKDKLPNTYELIAPLAGDTHPRVRLEAVRALSLYDRPTVLTDALQALDQPVDEYLDYALWLTTRETKSIWLPQVLEGTSSLQKTPKKLLFALTAVNSPEVAPVITKLIKTGQIPDSELQTSLNLIAKFGNANDLQQLFALALKTDTKPAQQAAILRTLSQAFQARKVRPTGDLSSLQQLFSSKNLSVQQAAIDCAGLWKIEALQGPIRNLAQSDQTKLALRKSCFFALARFGGVENQDVLENLSIDGDSQDLRIASVAALAEMNLKLAAKQTVSLMKEITASDQLSALSNIFLQRKGGAGVLVNALKGKQIAKDAAIQLERLIQSTGRSNPNLAKAIAVAGGLSSSGAPKPVKLSPKEMAEIVNAVKTNGDAHRGEAIFRREDLSCLKCHAIGGAGGKVGPDIISLGGSAQLDYIVDSLLDPNKAVKENYNAVTVITDQGKVFSGVLVRRTDSQLVLRDVNDKIMNVPLDQIDEEVPAASLMPVGLLDKLTQQELIDLVRFLSELGKTEAYTVGKDRVVRRWRVMKGTPEAMHAIRRTRHATAATENPAFVWEPAYSRVDGSLPVRSFDEIGKLHISNRAKGAAFVRCELEATSPGKTILKFDSVDGLKMWIGEKPVVLKPETELELTKGKHRLTFSIDLTPERDVLRLELLDVKESPAQVSIVNGK